The window ATAATACCAGTTTTATCAACTTTAAAGTCAATTTTACCAGCTTTTACTTCTTTTACTGCCTTAGCAACGTCCATAGTTACAGTACCTGTTTTTGGGTTTGGCATAAGACCACGAGGTCCTAATACACGTCCTAAAGGACCTAATTTACCCATAACGCTAGGCATTGTAATAATAACGTCTACGTCTGTCCATCCTCCTTTAATTTTCTGAAGGTATTCATCTAATCCTACAAAGTCTGCTCCTGCTTCTTTAGCTTCAGCTTCTTTGTCTGGTGTTACTAATGCAAGCACTTTTACATCTTTACCAGTTCCATGAGGTAGTGTTACTACTCCACGAACCATTTGATTTGCTTTACGAGGATCTACTCCTAAACGTATTGCTAAATCTACAGATGCATCAAACTTTACAGTAGTAATTTCTTTGATTAAAGCAGAAGCTGCATTTAAATCGTAAGACTGATTAGCGTCTACTTTTGCGTAAGCTACTTTTTGCTTTTTTGTTAATCTTGCCATTTTACTAATTTTTAATAAAGTTTATGCTGGTGCATTACCTTTAACAGTTAATCCCATAGAGCGAGCAGTTCCTGCAATCATACGCATTGCTGAAGAAATTTCAAAGGCATTTAAATCTACCATTTTGTCTTCTGCAATAACTTTAATTTGATCCCAAGTTACGCTTGCTACTTTTTTCCTGTTTGGTTCTCCTGAACCCTTTTTAATTTTGGCCGCTTCTAATAACTGTACTGCTGCGGGTGGTGTTTTAACCACGAAGTCGAAAGACTTGTCCTTATAAACATTAATAGCAACTGGCAATACTTTACCTTGCTTATCTTGTGTTCTAGCATTAAACTGCTTACAGAACTCCATAATGTTTACTCCAGCAGCACCTAAAGCGGGTCCAACCGGCGGCGATGGATTCGCTGCGCCTCCCCTTACTTGTAATTTAACTACTTTGCTTAGCTCTTTTGCCATTTTTAAAAATTTAATGATGTGTTTTTGAGTGGAAGCTTAAAAACGCATCGTTATATATAATTGTGTAACACTTATATTTTTTCTACTTGCATATAACTTAATTCTAATGGAGTTTTTCTTCCGAAAATCTTAACCATTACTTCAAGTTTACGCTTTTCTTCGTTTACATTCTCAATAGTTCCATCAAAACCATTAAATGGTCCATCAACAACTTTTACAGTTTCTCCTACTGTAAATGGAATTGCAACGTTTTCATCTTGTACAGATAACTCATCTACTTTACCAAGCATTCTGTTAACTTCAGATTTACGCATTGGCACTGGTTCTCCTCCTTTTGTTTCACCTAAAAAACCAATAACTCCCGTTATTCCTTTTATTACGTGAGGAACTTCTCCAGATAGATTTGCTTCTACCATAATATATCCTGGAAAATAAACACGTTCTTTGTGTATTTTTTTCCCATCTCGGATTTGTATTACTTTTTCTTTAGGAACAAGAACTTGACTTACATAATCTGAAAGACCTAAACGAGAAATTTCGGTTTCAATATAAGCTTGTACCTTATTCTCTTGTCCACCAATGGCTCTTACAACATACCATTTCATTACTGAATCAGTTGCCATAATTAAATTGATTTAAACATTCCAAAAAAGTTATCTAACCCTGTTTGAAAAACAAAATCTATCGCGGCTACTGCTAATGCAAATAATATTGTAAATACAGCTACAGTTACCGTTGATTTTTGAGCTTCTTCTTTAGAAACCCAAGTCATGTGATTACTTAATTCTTCAAAAGAATCTTTGATATATTGTGTTATATTCATCTTATTTGCTCTATTTGCACGGGCGGAGAGATTCGAACTCCCGACAGCTGGTTTTGGAGACCAGTGCTCTACCGCTGAACTACGCCCGTTTCTTATTCATTTATAAAGGCGTCCCGAAAAAATCGAGACACCTTATAAAAAATTTATTTATCTATTTAGACTTTTTAGTCTAAGATTTCAGTTACCTGACCTGCACCTACTGTTCTACCACCTTCACGGATAGCGAAACGTAAACCTAAGTTTAATGCAATTGGTTGAATTAAATCAACAGTAATAGTTAAGTTATCACCTGGCATAACCATTTCAACACCATCAGGAAGCGCAATGTTTCCAGTAACGTCAGTTGTTCTTACGTAGAACTGAGGACGGTAGTTATTATGGAATGGTGTGTGACGACCACCTTCTTCTTTCTTAAGAACATAAACCTCAGCTTTAAACTTAGCGTGTGGAGTTACAGAACCTGGCTTACAGATTACCATTCCTCTTTTGATTTGTTCTTTATCAATACCTCTTAATAAGATACCTGCATTATCTCCAGCCTCACCTCTATCTAAGATCTGACGGAACATTTCAATACCAGTAATAGTAGAAGTTAACTTCTCAGTACCCATACCGATAATATCTACAGCATCTCCAGTGTTAGCAATACCAGTCTCAATACGACCAGTTGCCACTGTTCCACGTCCTGTAATTGAAAATACATCTTCAATTGGCATTAAGAAATCTTTATCTACCTCTCTTAAAGGCTCTTCGATCCAAGCATCAACTTGATTCATTAATTCTAAAACAGTATCAACCCATTTTTGTTCTCCGTTTAATGCTCCTAAAGCAGAACCAGAAACAACAGGTCCATTATCACCATCGTATTCATAGAAAGATAATAATTCTCTAACTTCCATGTCTACTAATTCTAATAATTCTTCATCATCAACCATATCAACTTTGTTTAAGAAAACAACGATACGAGGAATACCTACCTGACGACCTAATAAGATGTGCTCTCTAGTCTGTGGCATTGGTCCATCTGTAGCAGCAACTACTAAGATAGCTCCATCCATTTGCGCAGCACCAGTAACCATGTTCTTTACGTAATCCGCGTGACCTGGACAGTCTACGTGAGCGTAGTGACGATTAGCTGTTTGATACTCTACATGAGAAGTGTTAATTGTAATACCTCTTTCTTTTTCTTCCGGAGCATTATCAATCTGATCAAAAGATCTAGCTTCAGAGAATCCTGCATCAGCTAATACTTTAGTAATAGCCGCAGTTAAAGTTGTTTTACCGTGATCTACGTGTCCGATAGTACCAATGTTTAAGTGTGGTTTCGAACGGTCAAAAGTTCCTTTTGCCATAATTATTAATTTTAATTCTTAGTTTAAATATATTTGTGTCTAATAATACTTATTAATGAGCCAATGATGGGATTTGAACCCATGACCTCATCCCTACCAAGGATGCGCTCTACCAACTGAGCTACATCGGCTTGTTGATATTTTGAGCGAAAGACCAGGTTCGAACTGGCGACATTCAGCTTGGAAGGCTGACGCTCTACCAACTGAGCTACTTTCGCTTTTTAATTTTCTTACAAAAATTAAAGGTTTAAAATTTTGTGGGGAGAGCAGGATTCGAACCTGCGAAGACGTAGTCAACGGAGTTACAGTCCGTCCTCGTTGGCCGCTTGAGTATCTCCCCAAAAATTTTAATATTTTAATGAACTTTTTTGTTCTTTTGAGCCGATGGAGGGACTCGAACCCACGACCTGCTGATTACAAATCAGCTGCTCTAGCCAGCTGAGCTACATCGGCTTTTTTATTGCAAAAAAACAATCCGCTATTTCTAACGGATTGCAAATGTATAAAGTTTTTTTTGTTTGCAAAAACTTTTTTTAAAAAATTTTCACTTTTTATGAAACTAAAGAATCTCTATGCTTTTCTTTAGACTTTTTTAATTGCCTTTTTAAAGAGTCAATAGCAGTACTAACGCCTTCTTCAAAGGTTTTAGCTTGTTTCTTTACCATTAACTCACTTCCTGGTATATTTATTTTAATTTCTGTAATTTTATTTTCTTTATCACTTGTATTTTGAACTTTTAAAAATACTTCTGCATCGACAATCTTGTCGTGGAATTTTTCTAACGCTTCTACTTTCTTTTCAATGAACTTTAATAGATCACTATCTGCATTAAAATTTACTGACTGGGTAAATACTTTCATATTGTCACTTTTTTTTATGGCTGCCTCTAGGATGCGCCTTGTTAAACACCTCTTTAATCTTATCCAAACTATTGTGCGTATACACTTGTGTGGAGGCTAAACTTGAATGTCCTAGCAATTCTTTAACCGAATTTAAATCTGCTCCTTCATTTAAAAGGTGTGTTGCAAACGAATGACGCAGTATATGCGGACTCTTTTTTACCTTTGAGGAGACTTGACTAAAGTACATATTTATTGTTCTATAAACAAGTGTTTCGTAAATTTTATTTCCTTTTTCAGTAATGAATAACTGTTCTTCTTTTGTTTCTATATTTTTTTTAAGTGAGATATAATTGTTTAACGTCTCAAAAACAGAAGGTAATAATGGAACAAACCGTTCTTTATTCCGTTTTCCTAAAACTTTTATTGTTTTGCTATAAAAATCTACATCAGCTTGTTTTAGATTTATTAACTCGGTTCTTCTTATTCCTGTTGAATAAAACAACTCTACTATTAACTTATTTCTAACTGAAATAAAATCTGTTTTTTCACTAATAACATTTAAAACTTGTGTTACTTCTTCTTTTGAAAAAGGTATTTGCACTTTTTTTTGAACTTTTAACGCTTTGTGTTTTGCTAAAGGGTTTAGTTCTATTTGTTCTATTTTTTGGAGAAATTTATAAAAAGACTTTAATGAAGTTACTTTTCTATTGATACTCTTATTAGACAACTCTCTATTTACCAAACTTACAATCCAGCTTCTTATTTGCGAATAATTTACATCTTGTATCTCTTGCTGATCATATGCTGTTATACAAAAGTCTTTAAAATCCGTTAAATCGGTTTTATATGCTAAAACGGTGTGTTTGGAGTAATTTTTCTCCAATGCTATATAATCTAAAAAGGATTGTATCAACGTGTTTTTATTTTAGCTAAATGTACTAATTTGATTTTTATAACAAAAAAATCCTGCACAAATGTGCAGGATTTTATTTTTTGAAAGAATAAGTTTAGATTCCGTTTTAAAAACGAAATTAATTTAACTTGTAGTTTTTAGTTTATCTTACAGACTTATAAAAACTGAGTTTCATTAACCTAGTTCTTCTTGTGTTCTTAATTTTTGAACATAAGCAGCTTTTATTCTTTGTGCTCTTTTTACAACTGAAGGCTTGTCATACTGCTTTCTTTGCTGTAAGCTTCTCTTCGTCTTAGTACGGTCGAATTTTCTTTTAAAACGTTTTAACGCTCTATCAATATTTTCTCCTTCCTTTACTGGAATTATTAACATGGTAATGCACCTCCCTTCATCTGTATCTTATATATTTTAAATAGTTATAAAACTATTGGTTGTTTAATTTTGGATTGCAAAGATACTAACTAATTTTGAATTACAATTTTTTAATGTAGAATTATTTATGATGAAAAAATTAAAAGTTATTTGTTGTGATTTATGTTGATTTGATTCCCCTCAACTTTACAGAAAACTGTGTCTGAAATAAAAACTAAAGTTAGCAAGTACACGCGTTAGGGATTGAAACGGCATCCTTTTTAATTGATTAAAATTAAAAAGATATAGTGAAAAGCCCGACTTGGTCCTGAATGCCTTCAGGATAAAGTAACGCCCAAATTATTTTAAAATCGGTTATCGCCATCTAATAGATCACCAATTCCGCCAAGGATACTTCCCTCCCCTTTGCTCCCGCCGTTTCTAGGCGCCATTGCCAATACTCTT of the Tenacibaculum todarodis genome contains:
- the rplK gene encoding 50S ribosomal protein L11, which gives rise to MAKELSKVVKLQVRGGAANPSPPVGPALGAAGVNIMEFCKQFNARTQDKQGKVLPVAINVYKDKSFDFVVKTPPAAVQLLEAAKIKKGSGEPNRKKVASVTWDQIKVIAEDKMVDLNAFEISSAMRMIAGTARSMGLTVKGNAPA
- the hpf gene encoding ribosome hibernation-promoting factor, HPF/YfiA family; translated protein: MKVFTQSVNFNADSDLLKFIEKKVEALEKFHDKIVDAEVFLKVQNTSDKENKITEIKINIPGSELMVKKQAKTFEEGVSTAIDSLKRQLKKSKEKHRDSLVS
- a CDS encoding tyrosine-type recombinase/integrase, producing the protein MIQSFLDYIALEKNYSKHTVLAYKTDLTDFKDFCITAYDQQEIQDVNYSQIRSWIVSLVNRELSNKSINRKVTSLKSFYKFLQKIEQIELNPLAKHKALKVQKKVQIPFSKEEVTQVLNVISEKTDFISVRNKLIVELFYSTGIRRTELINLKQADVDFYSKTIKVLGKRNKERFVPLLPSVFETLNNYISLKKNIETKEEQLFITEKGNKIYETLVYRTINMYFSQVSSKVKKSPHILRHSFATHLLNEGADLNSVKELLGHSSLASTQVYTHNSLDKIKEVFNKAHPRGSHKKK
- the tuf gene encoding elongation factor Tu encodes the protein MAKGTFDRSKPHLNIGTIGHVDHGKTTLTAAITKVLADAGFSEARSFDQIDNAPEEKERGITINTSHVEYQTANRHYAHVDCPGHADYVKNMVTGAAQMDGAILVVAATDGPMPQTREHILLGRQVGIPRIVVFLNKVDMVDDEELLELVDMEVRELLSFYEYDGDNGPVVSGSALGALNGEQKWVDTVLELMNQVDAWIEEPLREVDKDFLMPIEDVFSITGRGTVATGRIETGIANTGDAVDIIGMGTEKLTSTITGIEMFRQILDRGEAGDNAGILLRGIDKEQIKRGMVICKPGSVTPHAKFKAEVYVLKKEEGGRHTPFHNNYRPQFYVRTTDVTGNIALPDGVEMVMPGDNLTITVDLIQPIALNLGLRFAIREGGRTVGAGQVTEILD
- the rplA gene encoding 50S ribosomal protein L1 → MARLTKKQKVAYAKVDANQSYDLNAASALIKEITTVKFDASVDLAIRLGVDPRKANQMVRGVVTLPHGTGKDVKVLALVTPDKEAEAKEAGADFVGLDEYLQKIKGGWTDVDVIITMPSVMGKLGPLGRVLGPRGLMPNPKTGTVTMDVAKAVKEVKAGKIDFKVDKTGIIHAAIGKASFGADKIADNANELLQTIIKLKPTASKGTYIKSVFMSSTMSPSVAVDVKSVS
- the secE gene encoding preprotein translocase subunit SecE, producing MNITQYIKDSFEELSNHMTWVSKEEAQKSTVTVAVFTILFALAVAAIDFVFQTGLDNFFGMFKSI
- the rpsU gene encoding 30S ribosomal protein S21, yielding MLIIPVKEGENIDRALKRFKRKFDRTKTKRSLQQRKQYDKPSVVKRAQRIKAAYVQKLRTQEELG
- the nusG gene encoding transcription termination/antitermination protein NusG: MATDSVMKWYVVRAIGGQENKVQAYIETEISRLGLSDYVSQVLVPKEKVIQIRDGKKIHKERVYFPGYIMVEANLSGEVPHVIKGITGVIGFLGETKGGEPVPMRKSEVNRMLGKVDELSVQDENVAIPFTVGETVKVVDGPFNGFDGTIENVNEEKRKLEVMVKIFGRKTPLELSYMQVEKI